A window from Dehalococcoidales bacterium encodes these proteins:
- the leuS gene encoding leucine--tRNA ligase translates to MAEKYNPQEIEKKWQQKWADDRLYEVKDNDQRPKWYALTMFPYTSGDLHIGHWYAMAPSDVLARYRRMRGFNVLHPMGFDAFGLPAENAAIRRGIHPYKWTMQNIDNMRRQLKSIGAIYDWSREVITCQPEYYKWTQWFFIKLFEKGLAYRAAAPVNWCPQCQVVLANEQVVDGKCWRCDAEVIKRDLEQWLLRITSYADELLEFDGIDWPERIKIMQRNWIGKSQGTEISFGLDHPGVKEKEIRVFTTRPDTAFGVTFMVLAPEHHLVEKLTAPAKKAEVEEYIKKARRQTEIERQSTEKEKDGVFTGAYCVNRLNGAKVPIWIADYVLASYGTGAVMAVPAHDERDFAFAKKYDIPVNVVIAPPDWDGAALEAAYTEPGIMVNSGKFNGLPSGQGMEAVSSFLEEKEWGQRTTSYKLRDWLISRQRYWGAPIPMIHCKKCGIVPVPEKDLPVLLPEDAEFRPTGESPLKYNESFVNTTCPRCKSAATRETDTIDGFLCSCWYMLRYTSPGEQGAAFDRDKVKYWLPVDFYTGGAEHAVMHLLYTRFFTKAIRDMGIIDFGEPFLKLFNQGIIIHDHQRMSKSRGNVVNPDDYVAALGVDTVRAYMMFIAPWEQGGEWDDSGISGVSRWLNRVWNLAADPYLPFGNSRQGDADLLRMAHQTIKKVTEDIEKIRLNTMVAALMEFTNYLGKVKEAANVTREAWSFALRSLLLLLAPTAPHLAEELWQVNGSKYSIHNYSWPKWEEALVATDDFTLVVQVNGKVRERLKTLVSVTETEAIELAKGMEKVKPFLKGKEVVKAIYVPGKLVNIVVK, encoded by the coding sequence ATGGCAGAGAAGTATAACCCGCAGGAAATTGAAAAGAAGTGGCAGCAGAAATGGGCTGATGACCGTCTTTATGAGGTCAAGGACAATGACCAGCGCCCCAAGTGGTATGCCCTTACCATGTTTCCTTATACTTCCGGTGACCTCCACATCGGCCACTGGTACGCCATGGCGCCTTCGGATGTGCTGGCGCGCTACCGGCGTATGCGGGGCTTCAATGTGCTCCACCCCATGGGCTTTGACGCCTTCGGCCTGCCGGCGGAAAACGCCGCTATCCGGCGGGGCATCCACCCTTACAAATGGACGATGCAGAATATCGATAATATGCGCCGCCAGCTCAAGAGCATCGGCGCTATCTATGACTGGTCACGGGAGGTGATTACCTGCCAGCCGGAATACTATAAGTGGACCCAGTGGTTCTTTATCAAGCTGTTTGAAAAAGGGCTGGCCTACCGCGCCGCCGCGCCGGTGAACTGGTGCCCCCAGTGCCAGGTGGTGCTCGCCAACGAGCAGGTGGTGGACGGCAAGTGCTGGCGCTGCGATGCCGAGGTCATCAAGCGCGACCTTGAGCAGTGGCTTTTGCGCATCACTTCCTACGCCGATGAGCTGTTGGAGTTCGATGGTATCGACTGGCCGGAGCGCATTAAAATCATGCAGCGCAACTGGATTGGTAAAAGCCAGGGCACGGAGATTTCCTTCGGCCTGGACCACCCGGGCGTTAAGGAAAAGGAGATACGTGTCTTCACCACCCGCCCGGATACCGCCTTCGGCGTTACCTTCATGGTGCTGGCGCCGGAACACCACCTGGTGGAAAAGTTGACTGCCCCGGCCAAAAAAGCGGAGGTGGAGGAATACATTAAAAAAGCCCGTCGCCAGACGGAAATCGAGCGCCAGTCCACGGAAAAAGAGAAGGACGGCGTTTTCACCGGGGCCTATTGCGTCAACCGCCTTAACGGCGCCAAGGTGCCCATCTGGATTGCGGACTATGTTCTGGCCAGCTACGGCACCGGCGCGGTGATGGCCGTTCCCGCCCATGATGAGCGCGACTTCGCTTTCGCTAAAAAATATGATATCCCCGTCAATGTCGTTATCGCCCCGCCGGACTGGGATGGCGCCGCCCTTGAGGCCGCCTATACTGAGCCGGGTATCATGGTGAACTCCGGCAAATTCAACGGTCTGCCCAGCGGGCAGGGCATGGAGGCGGTCTCCTCTTTCCTGGAGGAAAAGGAGTGGGGCCAGCGTACCACCAGCTACAAGCTGCGCGACTGGCTAATATCGCGGCAGCGCTATTGGGGCGCGCCCATTCCCATGATTCACTGCAAGAAATGCGGCATCGTCCCCGTGCCGGAAAAAGACCTGCCGGTGCTGCTGCCGGAGGACGCTGAATTCCGTCCCACCGGCGAATCGCCGCTGAAGTACAACGAAAGCTTCGTGAATACCACCTGTCCCCGCTGCAAGTCCGCCGCCACCCGCGAGACGGACACTATCGACGGCTTTCTCTGTTCCTGCTGGTACATGCTGCGTTACACCAGCCCGGGTGAGCAGGGCGCCGCTTTTGACCGGGATAAGGTCAAGTACTGGCTGCCGGTGGACTTCTATACCGGCGGCGCTGAGCACGCCGTGATGCACCTGCTTTACACTCGCTTCTTCACCAAGGCCATCCGGGACATGGGTATTATTGATTTCGGCGAGCCGTTTTTAAAGCTGTTTAACCAGGGCATTATCATCCACGACCACCAGCGCATGAGCAAGTCCCGCGGCAACGTGGTCAACCCGGATGATTACGTGGCGGCGCTGGGGGTGGACACGGTGCGCGCCTACATGATGTTCATCGCTCCCTGGGAGCAGGGCGGTGAGTGGGACGATAGCGGTATCAGCGGCGTCAGCCGCTGGCTGAACCGGGTTTGGAACCTGGCCGCGGATCCCTATCTGCCTTTCGGCAACAGCCGCCAGGGTGACGCCGACCTCCTGCGCATGGCCCACCAGACCATTAAAAAAGTGACCGAGGATATCGAGAAGATACGCCTGAACACTATGGTGGCGGCACTGATGGAGTTCACTAATTACCTGGGCAAGGTCAAAGAGGCCGCCAACGTTACCAGGGAAGCCTGGAGCTTCGCCCTGAGGTCCCTGCTGCTGCTCCTGGCGCCGACAGCCCCCCACCTGGCCGAGGAGCTCTGGCAGGTAAATGGCAGCAAGTACAGCATTCACAACTACAGCTGGCCTAAATGGGAAGAAGCCCTGGTCGCCACTGATGATTTCACCCTGGTGGTGCAGGTGAACGGCAAAGTCCGCGAGCGGCTCAAGACGCTGGTCTCTGTTACGGAAACAGAAGCCATAGAGCTGGCTAAAGGCATGGAGAAAGTCAAACCCTTCCTGAAAGGGAAAGAGGTGGTCAAAGCCATCTACGTCCCGGGCAAACTGGTCAATATCGTCGTAAAATAA
- the proC gene encoding pyrroline-5-carboxylate reductase has protein sequence MKIAFIGGGNMGEAILRAMLEKKLCLPAAVAVSDVSAPRREFLSERYGVFVTADNKEAIRDKEIIVLAVKPQQINDVFTHLKGALSPEQLVVSIAAGISLDVITRGLAHRRVVRAMPNTPAQIGLGISGWTAAPEVTAAQKDAARLLLSAMGTEIYFDDEKYLDMVTAVSGSGPAYLYLFAESLIDAAVDLGLSREDARSLVLQTILGAASLMVKSDKAPAELRKDVTSKGGTTERALQVFEESHLAAIVGRAVSAACARAKELGRG, from the coding sequence ATGAAAATAGCGTTCATCGGCGGCGGCAACATGGGCGAGGCTATCCTCCGCGCCATGCTGGAAAAAAAGCTTTGCCTCCCCGCCGCCGTCGCCGTTAGTGACGTTAGCGCCCCCCGCCGGGAATTTTTATCAGAACGTTACGGCGTCTTCGTCACCGCCGATAATAAAGAGGCGATACGGGATAAAGAAATTATCGTCCTGGCGGTCAAGCCTCAGCAGATAAATGATGTCTTCACCCACCTCAAAGGCGCTTTGTCGCCGGAGCAGTTGGTGGTTTCCATCGCCGCCGGCATCAGCCTGGATGTTATCACCCGGGGTCTGGCCCACCGCCGCGTGGTGCGCGCTATGCCCAACACCCCCGCCCAGATAGGGCTGGGTATCAGCGGCTGGACGGCCGCCCCGGAAGTCACCGCGGCGCAAAAAGATGCGGCGCGCCTGCTCCTTTCGGCTATGGGTACGGAAATCTATTTTGATGATGAAAAATACCTGGACATGGTCACCGCCGTCAGCGGCAGCGGCCCGGCCTATCTCTATCTTTTCGCGGAGTCGCTTATTGATGCCGCGGTTGACCTGGGCTTGAGCCGTGAAGACGCGCGGTCGCTGGTCCTGCAAACTATACTTGGCGCTGCCAGCCTGATGGTAAAGTCGGATAAAGCCCCCGCCGAGCTGCGTAAAGACGTTACCTCTAAAGGCGGCACCACGGAGCGCGCTCTCCAGGTCTTTGAAGAAAGCCATCTCGCCGCCATCGTCGGCCGGGCGGTAAGCGCCGCCTGCGCCCGGGCTAAGGAGCTTGGCCGGGGCTAG
- a CDS encoding HAD-IA family hydrolase — translation MNTVIFDLDDTLLDSYGARVRSLAAVFTKAGVTGLTADAFLRGLRGAPFNRSLEELRQSRGLEADLFISYRRAYWLAGPGHVSLYPGVREMLDNLKSAGCRLGIVTNKGRHFDFEGRCVGCLDELEEVGIARLFDTIIGFEDVTDQKPHPLGINLALRNLHAAPPDALVVGDSPVDIMAAKSAGCRSCRALWGIAPDAEDDACPPPDFTAAAPGDVVRILAEIL, via the coding sequence GTGAACACCGTAATATTTGACCTGGATGATACCCTCCTGGATTCCTATGGTGCCCGCGTGCGGTCGCTGGCCGCGGTTTTCACAAAGGCGGGTGTCACCGGTTTGACCGCGGACGCCTTCCTGCGCGGGTTGCGGGGCGCGCCGTTCAACCGGTCCCTGGAAGAATTGAGACAGTCCCGGGGGCTGGAGGCCGACCTTTTTATCAGCTACCGGCGCGCCTATTGGCTGGCCGGGCCCGGACACGTTAGCCTCTACCCCGGCGTCCGTGAAATGCTGGATAACCTTAAGTCCGCGGGCTGCCGCCTGGGTATCGTCACCAATAAAGGCCGCCATTTCGACTTTGAAGGGCGGTGCGTCGGCTGTCTGGATGAGCTGGAAGAGGTAGGCATCGCCCGCCTGTTTGACACAATCATAGGTTTTGAAGATGTCACCGACCAGAAACCCCACCCCCTGGGCATTAATCTGGCCTTGCGTAATCTTCACGCCGCCCCGCCGGATGCTTTAGTTGTTGGGGACAGCCCGGTTGACATAATGGCAGCCAAGTCGGCGGGATGCCGGAGTTGCCGCGCCCTCTGGGGCATCGCGCCGGACGCGGAGGATGATGCTTGCCCGCCGCCGGACTTTACCGCCGCCGCGCCCGGTGATGTTGTCCGTATCCTGGCGGAAATTCTTTAG
- a CDS encoding CvpA family protein, which yields MNWLDYVLLVIFVISVFMGLRAGIIKVLFTLAGGIIGVVLAGRFAASLGSRFSDSSVAKIVAFIVILIIVMALALLLAFVIKKIASVVLLGWVDRLGGAVFGLVLGAIFCGAIVTMWISFRGSSSAVTDSAISQFLVDKFPLVLGLLPSSFDNVRDFFK from the coding sequence ATGAACTGGCTGGATTATGTGCTTCTGGTTATATTCGTGATTTCCGTTTTCATGGGCCTTCGGGCGGGCATTATCAAGGTGCTCTTTACGCTGGCCGGCGGGATTATCGGCGTGGTGCTGGCCGGGCGCTTTGCGGCATCGCTGGGCAGCAGATTTTCGGATAGCAGCGTCGCCAAGATAGTAGCCTTTATCGTCATTCTGATAATCGTGATGGCGCTGGCGCTTTTACTGGCTTTCGTGATTAAGAAAATAGCCTCGGTGGTCCTGCTCGGCTGGGTGGACCGGCTGGGCGGCGCGGTTTTCGGCCTGGTCCTCGGCGCTATATTCTGCGGGGCTATCGTGACGATGTGGATTAGTTTCCGGGGGAGCAGCAGCGCGGTCACGGACTCCGCTATCTCGCAGTTCCTGGTGGACAAATTCCCGCTGGTGCTGGGGCTGCTGCCTTCAAGCTTTGATAACGTCCGGGATTTCTTCAAGTAA
- a CDS encoding YfhL family 4Fe-4S dicluster ferredoxin: MAYMITDECISCGACEPECPVQAISEGETTYVIDPAKCVECKGHFDSPKCAEICPVDAPKPDPDHPAK, translated from the coding sequence ATGGCTTACATGATTACCGACGAGTGCATCAGTTGCGGAGCCTGCGAACCGGAATGCCCGGTACAGGCCATCAGCGAGGGAGAAACTACTTATGTTATCGACCCCGCTAAATGCGTCGAGTGCAAGGGACATTTCGATTCACCCAAGTGCGCGGAAATCTGCCCGGTGGATGCCCCCAAACCCGACCCCGACCATCCCGCCAAATAG
- the coaD gene encoding pantetheine-phosphate adenylyltransferase, which translates to MITALYPGSFDPITHGHLDIATRASRLFNKTVMGIFATPEKNLTFTLDERVDLAKKAVAHLPNVEVKPYSSITVDFAKEINATVLVRGLRMIGDFEWEFEMAMMNQMLSPGLETVCFMASQEYQFLSASLIKEVANLGGDIHKLVPVHVAEALKNKGLGKK; encoded by the coding sequence ATGATAACCGCACTATATCCCGGCAGCTTCGACCCGATAACCCACGGCCACCTGGACATCGCCACCAGGGCTTCAAGATTGTTCAACAAGACCGTCATGGGGATATTCGCCACCCCGGAGAAAAATCTTACCTTCACCCTGGATGAGAGGGTAGACCTGGCCAAAAAAGCCGTCGCCCACCTGCCGAACGTGGAGGTAAAACCCTACAGCAGCATTACGGTGGACTTCGCCAAGGAGATAAATGCGACCGTGCTGGTACGCGGTCTGAGGATGATAGGCGACTTCGAGTGGGAGTTCGAGATGGCGATGATGAACCAGATGCTCTCCCCCGGCCTGGAGACCGTCTGCTTCATGGCCAGCCAGGAATACCAGTTCCTTTCCGCCAGCCTGATAAAAGAAGTAGCCAACCTGGGGGGCGATATCCACAAGCTCGTGCCCGTCCACGTGGCCGAGGCTTTGAAAAACAAGGGTCTCGGCAAGAAGTAG
- the ftsZ gene encoding cell division protein FtsZ produces the protein MARTSFVANPARIKVIGLGGGGSNAVTRMVRENIQGVEFIAMNTDAQALAVCEAPVCVQLGPKLTRGLGAGGDHHVGAKAAEENRDELREIVGGSDMVFLTAGMGGGTGTGSIPVIAEVSKASGALTIAVVTKPFAFEGAHRQQTAEEGIQNLIDKVDTLIIIPNDRLLTLCDHKTGVDSAFKLADDVLRHGVQAIAEVITTPGMINLDFADVKAIMKDAGPAWMSIGKGTGQNRAIDAAKEALASPLLEVSIQGSKGVLFNVVGGSTLTLFEVNQAADVIKGAVDPDANIIFGVANDPSMEQEVRITLIATGFQSKMGMGKSNAEDEELTKILKNMKTEEELDMPSFLRRPLFSHRKPQESPTNQYNEPARQQQRHFM, from the coding sequence ATGGCAAGAACAAGTTTTGTTGCCAATCCGGCAAGAATAAAGGTTATCGGTCTGGGGGGCGGGGGCAGCAATGCCGTTACCCGCATGGTAAGGGAAAACATCCAGGGCGTTGAATTCATCGCCATGAACACGGATGCTCAGGCGCTGGCCGTCTGCGAAGCACCGGTCTGCGTACAGCTCGGCCCGAAGCTGACCAGGGGTCTGGGCGCGGGCGGCGACCATCATGTGGGCGCCAAAGCCGCCGAGGAAAACCGCGACGAGCTCCGGGAGATAGTGGGCGGGTCGGATATGGTGTTCCTGACCGCCGGTATGGGCGGCGGCACCGGCACCGGCTCCATCCCCGTGATTGCGGAAGTGTCCAAAGCCAGCGGCGCGCTGACCATCGCGGTGGTCACCAAGCCCTTCGCTTTTGAGGGCGCGCACCGGCAGCAGACGGCGGAGGAAGGCATCCAGAACCTTATCGATAAAGTGGATACCCTCATCATCATCCCGAACGACCGGCTACTCACTCTTTGCGACCACAAGACGGGCGTGGACAGCGCCTTTAAACTGGCGGATGATGTTTTGAGACACGGCGTGCAGGCAATCGCCGAGGTGATTACGACCCCCGGCATGATTAACCTGGACTTCGCCGATGTGAAAGCGATAATGAAGGATGCCGGGCCGGCCTGGATGTCCATAGGCAAGGGCACCGGCCAGAACCGCGCCATCGATGCCGCTAAAGAAGCCCTGGCCAGCCCGCTGCTCGAGGTTTCCATCCAGGGCTCCAAGGGCGTGCTTTTCAACGTGGTGGGCGGCAGCACGCTGACCCTGTTCGAGGTCAACCAGGCCGCGGACGTCATCAAGGGCGCCGTCGACCCGGATGCGAACATCATCTTCGGCGTGGCGAACGACCCGTCCATGGAACAGGAAGTACGGATTACGCTTATCGCGACCGGGTTCCAGTCCAAGATGGGGATGGGCAAGTCCAACGCCGAGGACGAAGAACTGACCAAGATTCTCAAGAACATGAAGACGGAAGAAGAGCTGGATATGCCTTCCTTCCTGCGCCGGCCGCTTTTCAGCCACCGGAAACCGCAGGAATCCCCTACCAACCAGTATAACGAGCCGGCAAGGCAACAACAGCGCCACTTCATGTAA
- the ftsA gene encoding cell division protein FtsA → MKKRNVIASIDVGTTKICTILADVTDNSPRVVGVGIAPSKGLHKGLVVNINEARESIRDSVRKAEQTSNYKVESAYIGVTGRHVTSNNNHGVVAITRNDRVVRPDDLKRVLTSAQSVKTAADRKLLHVIPRSYAVDGQAGVMNPVGMHGFRLDVETHVITAAVTSIQNLVKTIRSLGIDIEDLVLEPLASSEAVLSEDERQVGVVMADIGGGTTDIAIFKEGSIYHTSILPVAGYQLTRDVAIGLGLPFEIAEEMKKKYGSVLPVYEGQEDTAPAISKDGHGVSYQDLCDIIRARIEEILKLIVLEMPSANYEELVPSGLVLTGGSSNLAGLATLGHETLNMPVRIGVPGNMYGIGDMLQDPAYATSVGLLLWGNKYQGKKQWKSGGFGNALRSLAGQLKKLFG, encoded by the coding sequence ATGAAAAAACGGAATGTTATAGCTTCTATAGATGTTGGGACTACCAAAATATGCACCATCCTGGCGGATGTCACGGATAACTCGCCGCGTGTAGTCGGCGTGGGTATCGCGCCGTCCAAGGGTCTGCATAAAGGACTGGTAGTAAACATTAATGAAGCCAGGGAGTCCATTCGTGACTCGGTGAGAAAAGCAGAACAGACCAGCAACTACAAAGTGGAATCAGCCTATATCGGCGTTACCGGTCGGCATGTCACCTCAAATAATAACCACGGTGTAGTAGCAATCACCCGCAATGACCGCGTGGTGCGCCCGGACGATCTTAAGCGCGTGCTCACGTCAGCCCAGAGCGTTAAGACCGCCGCGGACAGGAAGCTGCTTCACGTTATCCCCCGCAGTTATGCGGTGGACGGACAGGCAGGCGTCATGAATCCCGTGGGGATGCATGGCTTCCGTCTCGATGTCGAAACACACGTTATTACCGCCGCCGTGACTTCAATCCAGAACCTGGTGAAAACCATCCGCAGTCTCGGGATTGATATCGAGGACCTCGTCCTGGAGCCGCTGGCCAGCAGTGAAGCGGTACTATCCGAGGATGAGAGGCAGGTAGGCGTGGTTATGGCCGACATCGGCGGAGGGACCACGGATATTGCCATCTTCAAGGAGGGCAGCATTTATCACACCTCCATCCTGCCGGTAGCCGGTTACCAGCTTACCCGGGATGTAGCCATCGGTCTGGGATTGCCTTTTGAAATCGCCGAGGAAATGAAGAAAAAGTACGGCAGCGTTCTGCCCGTCTATGAGGGTCAGGAGGATACCGCCCCGGCCATCTCCAAAGACGGACACGGCGTCTCTTACCAGGATTTGTGCGATATTATCCGGGCCAGGATTGAAGAAATCCTGAAGCTAATCGTGCTGGAAATGCCCAGCGCCAACTATGAAGAACTGGTGCCGTCCGGACTGGTACTTACCGGCGGCAGCTCCAACCTGGCCGGACTGGCTACGCTGGGTCATGAAACCCTGAATATGCCGGTAAGGATAGGTGTTCCCGGCAACATGTACGGCATCGGGGATATGCTGCAAGACCCGGCTTACGCCACGAGCGTCGGCCTGCTGCTGTGGGGCAATAAATACCAGGGCAAGAAGCAATGGAAATCCGGCGGCTTCGGAAACGCATTGCGCAGTCTCGCGGGTCAGCTGAAAAAGCTATTCGGGTAA
- the rsmH gene encoding 16S rRNA (cytosine(1402)-N(4))-methyltransferase RsmH, whose product MIKNRSASSHTPVLLEEVLRGLAVQPGGRYIDCTLGGGSHAAAILDHSSPGGQLLGIDADPFALETARERLQPFKESTLLVNDNFANLQSICIKYDFFPVHGILLDLGLSSMQLNGGDRGFSFQNDAPLDMRFNPNQKVSAADIVNSTPETRLAQIIRTYGEEGHSSRIAREIIKERPIRTTRQLAELIEKSVGRHGRIHPATKTFQALRIAVNHELENLESVLRQAVDLLGFEGRLVVISYHSLEDRIVKQFMQREAAGCICPPGTPTCICGHTPRIKLINKKVIIPTDTEVRANPRSRSAKLRAAERLSTKDDCFVADDEQVLLAVAKSRGWRRPALLEKIRTVFLAA is encoded by the coding sequence ATGATTAAAAACAGGTCGGCTTCCAGCCATACCCCTGTCCTACTTGAAGAAGTGCTCAGGGGTCTAGCCGTTCAGCCGGGCGGTCGGTATATCGATTGCACCCTCGGCGGGGGCAGTCATGCCGCGGCGATACTGGACCATAGCTCGCCGGGCGGCCAGCTGCTGGGCATAGACGCCGACCCTTTTGCGCTGGAAACGGCTAGAGAGAGGCTTCAGCCGTTCAAAGAGTCCACCCTGCTGGTTAATGACAACTTCGCGAATTTGCAGTCCATCTGCATCAAATATGACTTTTTCCCGGTACACGGCATATTGCTGGACCTGGGGCTTTCCTCAATGCAGTTGAACGGCGGCGACCGCGGTTTCAGTTTTCAGAACGATGCCCCGCTGGACATGCGGTTCAACCCCAACCAGAAGGTCAGCGCCGCGGATATAGTCAACTCCACGCCGGAGACCCGGCTGGCCCAGATTATCCGCACCTACGGGGAGGAAGGGCACAGCAGCCGCATAGCCAGGGAGATTATTAAAGAGCGGCCCATCCGCACCACGCGCCAGCTGGCGGAGCTGATAGAGAAGTCCGTGGGACGCCACGGTCGGATTCACCCGGCCACCAAGACTTTCCAGGCGCTACGCATCGCGGTTAACCACGAACTGGAGAATCTGGAGTCGGTGCTTAGGCAAGCCGTGGACCTGCTCGGCTTCGAGGGCAGGCTGGTGGTAATCAGTTATCACTCGCTGGAGGACAGGATTGTGAAGCAGTTCATGCAGAGGGAAGCCGCGGGCTGTATCTGCCCGCCCGGCACGCCCACCTGCATTTGCGGCCATACCCCGCGCATAAAGCTAATCAACAAGAAGGTAATAATTCCGACGGATACAGAAGTACGCGCCAATCCGCGCAGCCGCAGCGCCAAATTGAGGGCGGCCGAACGGCTGAGCACCAAGGACGACTGCTTTGTAGCCGATGATGAACAGGTCTTATTAGCCGTGGCTAAATCCAGGGGCTGGCGCCGGCCCGCCCTTTTAGAAAAAATCCGGACAGTATTTCTGGCGGCATAA
- the mraZ gene encoding division/cell wall cluster transcriptional repressor MraZ: MFYGEFDYKLDDKGRVPIPPKFRGALKDNIVLTPGIEKCITVYTESEWKKLSASLTSNPLVRSKMRKLSRALFATAFSTRVDAQGRIAIPAPLREHAQITDDVIVAGANTYFEIWDKALWEEEKASSQEQAWQIIESLENS; the protein is encoded by the coding sequence GTGTTTTACGGCGAATTCGACTATAAGCTGGACGACAAAGGCAGGGTCCCCATCCCGCCCAAATTCCGCGGCGCCCTGAAAGACAACATCGTCCTTACTCCCGGCATCGAGAAGTGCATCACCGTTTACACCGAGAGCGAATGGAAAAAGCTTTCCGCTTCCCTTACCAGCAATCCCCTGGTGCGCAGCAAGATGAGAAAGCTCAGCCGCGCCCTCTTCGCCACCGCTTTCAGCACCAGGGTTGACGCCCAGGGCCGCATAGCCATACCCGCGCCGCTGCGCGAACACGCGCAGATTACCGATGATGTCATCGTGGCGGGCGCCAATACATATTTTGAAATCTGGGACAAGGCACTCTGGGAGGAAGAAAAAGCATCGAGCCAGGAGCAGGCCTGGCAGATAATAGAAAGCCTAGAGAACAGCTAA
- a CDS encoding DNA alkylation repair protein, with protein sequence MPADIITAIRRELTLQADEKTKASYHHYFKEDVTFYGAGNTAVGRIAARYFQDAKLLGKKEVFRLCEEMLKADFCEEAFIACEWAYRFRQQYEPDDFYTFESWVRNHINNWAKCDTLCNHTIGAIVELYPQYINDLKQWAKSPNRWFRRAAAVTLIIPAKRGMFLNDILEIADILLTDTDDLVQKGYGWLLKDASIQHRDAIFDYVMEHKKVMPRTALRYAIERMPADLKKQAMAK encoded by the coding sequence ATGCCCGCAGATATCATCACCGCCATCCGCCGGGAACTTACCCTCCAGGCGGATGAAAAAACCAAAGCCAGCTATCACCATTACTTCAAGGAAGATGTCACTTTCTACGGCGCAGGCAACACGGCGGTGGGCCGTATAGCCGCCCGGTATTTCCAGGATGCCAAGCTGCTGGGGAAAAAAGAGGTCTTCCGGCTGTGCGAAGAGATGCTGAAAGCGGACTTCTGCGAGGAGGCATTTATCGCGTGCGAGTGGGCCTACCGCTTCCGCCAGCAGTACGAGCCGGATGACTTTTACACCTTCGAGAGCTGGGTGAGAAACCACATCAACAACTGGGCCAAGTGCGATACGCTCTGTAACCATACCATCGGCGCAATAGTGGAGCTGTACCCGCAGTACATTAACGACCTCAAACAGTGGGCGAAGTCACCCAACCGCTGGTTCAGAAGGGCCGCCGCCGTGACGCTGATTATCCCGGCCAAGCGCGGAATGTTCCTGAACGATATCCTGGAGATAGCCGACATATTACTGACGGACACCGACGACCTGGTGCAAAAAGGCTACGGCTGGCTGCTCAAGGATGCCTCCATCCAGCACCGCGACGCTATCTTCGACTACGTGATGGAGCACAAAAAAGTCATGCCCCGCACCGCCCTGCGCTACGCCATCGAAAGGATGCCCGCCGACCTCAAGAAGCAGGCGATGGCAAAATAG
- the mog gene encoding molybdopterin adenylyltransferase: protein MISTGILTISDKGSQGQREDKSGETIRDAVSRMHGAVVRYEIVPDEKDIIAARLSAWADSGKMDLILTTGGTGLSKRDVTPEATLSIIDRSVPGIAEAMRLKSLEKTPTAMLSRAVAGQRGQCLIINLPGSVNAVRECLEAIMPALPHAVEIIKGEVTEHSTLDAALK, encoded by the coding sequence ATGATTAGCACTGGTATTCTCACCATCAGCGATAAAGGCTCGCAGGGTCAGCGGGAGGACAAAAGCGGCGAGACCATACGGGACGCCGTGTCCCGCATGCATGGCGCGGTAGTACGCTATGAGATAGTGCCGGATGAAAAGGACATTATCGCCGCCAGGCTGTCGGCCTGGGCGGACAGCGGGAAGATGGACCTGATTTTAACTACCGGGGGCACGGGCTTGAGTAAAAGGGACGTTACGCCGGAGGCGACGCTCTCTATAATCGACCGTAGTGTGCCCGGTATCGCGGAGGCCATGCGGCTTAAGTCGCTGGAAAAAACGCCCACCGCCATGTTGAGCAGGGCGGTAGCCGGGCAGCGGGGACAATGCCTTATCATAAACCTGCCGGGCAGCGTTAATGCGGTGCGGGAGTGCCTGGAGGCCATCATGCCGGCCCTGCCGCACGCGGTGGAAATCATTAAGGGAGAGGTAACGGAGCATTCCACACTGGATGCCGCGTTGAAGTAG